One Yimella lutea DNA window includes the following coding sequences:
- a CDS encoding SDR family NAD(P)-dependent oxidoreductase, whose product MPEGGADAVIGQAPGPVALVLGASRGLGLLCAGELARRGYDVVLASRSLESCEQASDHLAAQGLSREHLHARACDARDGDAVDDLIDEVERTVGPIEVALHVAGIIQVGPWQEWEREQFEDAIDTMLWGPVNLCMPLAHRMAGRGHGRLGVVSSVGGQVSAPHLLPYSTAKFGAFGFSQGLGAELSGTGVTVTSVAPGLMRVGSHLAAEFKGDHAKEYAWFAAGASAPLLAIDADRAARKIVDSLLRGRPFVTFTPLAQVGTRVHGLAPGLTQRLLGVVGRALPDAPSGRTEVLPGHRVEPMLSPRARRVLTRLTTLGSKAASRNLEPGRDQTER is encoded by the coding sequence GTGCCTGAAGGTGGTGCTGACGCCGTGATCGGGCAGGCGCCGGGGCCGGTCGCGCTCGTCCTCGGCGCCTCCCGCGGTCTTGGCTTGCTGTGCGCGGGCGAACTTGCCAGGCGCGGGTACGACGTCGTGCTCGCGTCGCGCTCGCTGGAGAGTTGCGAGCAGGCCTCCGATCACCTTGCCGCACAAGGCCTTTCGCGCGAGCATTTGCACGCCCGAGCCTGTGATGCGCGTGACGGTGATGCGGTGGACGATCTGATCGACGAGGTCGAACGCACCGTCGGGCCGATCGAGGTCGCGCTGCATGTCGCGGGCATCATCCAAGTCGGTCCCTGGCAGGAGTGGGAGCGCGAGCAGTTCGAGGACGCGATCGACACGATGCTCTGGGGGCCGGTCAATCTCTGCATGCCGCTCGCCCATCGCATGGCCGGACGCGGCCACGGACGACTCGGTGTGGTGTCCTCGGTCGGCGGCCAGGTCAGCGCGCCGCATCTGTTGCCGTACAGCACAGCGAAATTCGGTGCCTTCGGTTTCTCCCAGGGACTCGGTGCCGAACTCTCCGGCACGGGAGTCACGGTCACCAGCGTCGCCCCCGGGCTGATGCGGGTCGGTTCGCACCTGGCTGCGGAGTTCAAGGGTGACCACGCCAAGGAGTACGCCTGGTTCGCGGCCGGGGCATCGGCACCGCTGCTCGCGATCGACGCCGACCGCGCGGCACGCAAGATCGTCGACAGCCTGCTGCGCGGACGCCCGTTCGTCACGTTCACCCCGCTTGCCCAGGTCGGTACGCGCGTCCACGGGCTCGCTCCGGGGCTGACGCAGCGTCTGCTCGGCGTCGTCGGACGCGCTCTGCCGGACGCACCGAGCGGGCGCACCGAGGTGCTTCCCGGACACCGGGTCGAGCCGATGCTCTCCCCGAGGGCGCGGCGTGTGCTGACACGGCTGACCACACTCGGCTCGAAGGCCGCTTCCAGGAACCTCGAGCCCGGGCGTGATCAGACGGAGCGCTGA
- a CDS encoding response regulator transcription factor — MIAPADVPRSSPHEPAVPPDGHPLRLALVNDYELVVAGLAAVLAPYGDRVQVVEFDVDDDESQPVDIAVYDTFAAPRGGSAEVGHLLDSAKVGKVVAYSFTEDESAVRDTLAIGVHGYISKAVPTARLVDALEKIAAGEHAVVLSDAVDPLPETEWPGKDIDLTEREGEVIGLIAQGYSNEEIARLCYLSINTVKTYIRSAYRKAGVNTRAQAVAWALRHGFRPERMPSL; from the coding sequence GTGATCGCCCCCGCTGACGTGCCCCGTTCCTCCCCCCACGAGCCCGCCGTTCCACCCGACGGTCACCCGTTGCGCCTTGCATTGGTCAACGACTACGAACTCGTCGTCGCCGGTCTGGCGGCGGTGCTCGCGCCGTACGGCGATCGCGTGCAGGTCGTGGAGTTCGATGTGGACGACGACGAGTCGCAACCGGTCGACATCGCGGTGTACGACACGTTCGCCGCACCCCGGGGCGGTTCCGCAGAGGTCGGGCATCTGCTGGACAGTGCCAAGGTGGGAAAGGTCGTTGCCTACTCCTTCACAGAGGATGAGTCCGCAGTGCGCGACACACTCGCGATCGGCGTGCACGGGTACATCTCCAAGGCCGTCCCGACCGCTCGGTTGGTGGACGCGCTCGAGAAGATCGCGGCCGGGGAGCACGCGGTCGTGCTTTCGGACGCGGTCGACCCGCTGCCGGAAACCGAATGGCCCGGCAAGGACATCGACCTGACCGAACGCGAGGGCGAGGTGATCGGGCTCATCGCACAGGGCTACTCCAACGAAGAGATCGCCCGGCTGTGCTACTTGTCGATCAACACCGTGAAGACCTACATCCGCTCGGCCTACCGCAAGGCGGGCGTCAACACGCGCGCTCAGGCCGTCGCCTGGGCGCTGCGTCACGGATTCCGTCCGGAACGCATGCCGTCACTCTGA
- a CDS encoding glycosyltransferase — MEPAARGPMRVASVPADHVYIRHLAPSGHDDGVVRLPDPPSEEPGRWWPPVMLDPEWVAAHSGDFDLMHIHFGFDARSPEDLQKLADALETAGRPLVFTVHDLRNPHHETTELHDAQLDVLVPAASELITLTPGAAREIEHRWGRKAHVLHHPHVFELDEVGRVRPGKDEFLVGVHCKSLRACMEPEPVIRAIVQTLPELPGAQLRVDAHTDIMTPGYDRYDDDLATYLRRAHADGLLDLQVHDYFTHDELRDYLRSLDLSVLPYRHGTHSGWAEGCHDLGTGVLAPDCGYYADQLDCFVYRWDEFGLDVHSVQSALRSAYDSRGNHPMMTSAERRLQRDRLADAHVKIYSAALGN; from the coding sequence GTGGAGCCTGCCGCGCGCGGGCCGATGCGGGTTGCCTCCGTGCCGGCCGATCACGTCTACATCCGTCACCTCGCCCCGTCCGGGCACGATGACGGAGTCGTCCGTCTGCCGGATCCGCCGTCCGAGGAACCGGGTCGCTGGTGGCCACCGGTGATGCTTGATCCCGAGTGGGTCGCCGCGCACAGCGGTGACTTCGACCTGATGCACATTCACTTCGGCTTCGATGCGCGCAGCCCCGAGGATCTCCAGAAGCTGGCCGATGCCTTGGAAACGGCCGGGCGGCCGCTGGTGTTCACCGTGCACGACCTGCGCAATCCCCATCACGAAACCACCGAGCTGCACGACGCCCAGCTCGACGTGCTCGTCCCTGCGGCGAGCGAGCTCATCACGCTCACGCCGGGCGCTGCCAGGGAGATCGAGCATCGCTGGGGTCGTAAGGCCCACGTGCTGCACCATCCGCACGTCTTCGAGCTCGACGAGGTCGGACGCGTCCGACCCGGCAAGGACGAGTTCCTCGTCGGCGTCCATTGCAAGAGCCTGCGGGCGTGCATGGAGCCCGAACCGGTGATCCGCGCGATCGTGCAGACGCTGCCCGAACTGCCCGGAGCGCAGCTGCGGGTCGATGCGCACACCGACATCATGACGCCGGGGTACGACCGGTACGACGACGATCTGGCGACCTACCTGCGGCGGGCCCACGCCGACGGGCTGCTCGACCTGCAGGTGCACGACTACTTCACCCACGACGAACTGCGCGACTACCTGCGCTCCCTCGACCTGTCGGTGCTGCCCTACCGGCATGGCACGCATTCGGGGTGGGCGGAAGGTTGCCACGATCTGGGTACCGGCGTGCTCGCTCCCGACTGCGGGTACTACGCCGATCAACTCGACTGCTTCGTCTACCGCTGGGACGAGTTCGGGCTCGACGTGCACAGCGTGCAGTCCGCGCTGCGCTCGGCCTACGACAGCCGCGGCAACCACCCGATGATGACCTCGGCCGAGCGACGCCTGCAGCGCGACCGATTGGCGGACGCGCACGTGAAGATCTACAGCGCGGCCCTGGGGAACTGA
- a CDS encoding DUF305 domain-containing protein, translated as MTERDALNHHVEADEEVEQQRRALSWNEAKKPFLLSVAAATAIVLAVLAGYWLGQPKYPSDDSVDAGFARDMSSHHAQAVNMSMVVRAKDVANDVKTLAYDIATTQENQRGQMMSWLQQWDLPLAVSGERMAWMKKTGHNHAGLPQGQMLLPDGRMPGMASTAQLRQLENSDGKAAEILFLQLMIVHHRAGVDMAKAAQSSGDQPRVVRLARSMVEGQSGEINLMTDMLKKRGATPWPAAS; from the coding sequence GTGACCGAGCGCGACGCGCTCAACCACCACGTCGAAGCCGACGAGGAAGTCGAGCAACAGCGCCGCGCACTGAGTTGGAACGAGGCGAAGAAGCCATTCCTGCTCTCGGTGGCAGCGGCGACCGCGATCGTGCTGGCGGTGCTGGCCGGGTACTGGCTGGGTCAGCCGAAGTACCCGTCCGACGACAGCGTCGACGCCGGATTCGCCCGCGACATGAGTTCGCACCACGCTCAGGCGGTGAACATGTCGATGGTGGTGCGCGCCAAGGACGTCGCGAACGACGTCAAGACACTCGCCTACGACATCGCCACCACCCAGGAGAACCAGCGCGGACAGATGATGAGCTGGCTGCAGCAGTGGGATCTACCGCTCGCCGTCAGTGGCGAGCGCATGGCCTGGATGAAGAAGACAGGTCACAACCACGCCGGTCTGCCGCAGGGTCAGATGCTGCTGCCTGACGGACGGATGCCGGGCATGGCCTCCACCGCCCAGCTGCGTCAGTTGGAGAACTCGGACGGCAAGGCCGCGGAGATCCTCTTCCTGCAGTTGATGATCGTGCATCACCGTGCCGGCGTCGACATGGCCAAGGCGGCGCAATCGTCCGGCGACCAACCGCGCGTGGTGCGTCTGGCACGGTCGATGGTCGAAGGACAGTCGGGCGAGATCAACCTGATGACGGACATGCTCAAGAAGCGCGGGGCGACCCCCTGGCCGGCTGCGTCCTGA
- a CDS encoding alpha/beta fold hydrolase, translated as MKRLPGIRPTRRIIAIAAAIALLAVAAIVGVYLRDDDPADAVRRTDTVLDTGGARIDTSWFTPKDVGGGRPTVLLGHGFGGNKTDLLPQAQRLVGEGYNVLTWSARGFGRSTGRISLNAPGAEVADVSTLLDWVAKQPNVLLDKAGDPRAGMAGGSYGGGIALMTAALDHRVDAIAASITYWDLADALVPNGVFKKTWAGVFFNNGGGCAKFDPALCAAYTRIAETGRATAPDLKLLRDRSPVAVGDRIKAPTLLLQGQSDSLFPLDQADRAARRIAGNRTPVAVDWIAGGHDGGDAETDRVEQRTLAWFDQHLKRESGNDTAAFRVSRRAGTNTQNGSALLRGASRAQYPGLLGTSSNTIALTGRPQSFANPPGGQPADVSSLPGTGALGDAGEVFDLSLNFPGQSAAFSSAPLTEAVTVTGTPRVRLKVGSSTPEAVLFVKLYDVGPGRSQPVLPARLATPIRVETGGSEREVEVTLPAIDRRFETGHRIRLVVSSTDMGYATPAKAATYRVSIAGALTVPVVGSFETTAEPLPTWVWLLPLLALLAAGAILFGRRRRTTAEQVEEELADVPLQITGLTKAYGGNNQLSVDDLSFTVERGQVLGLLGPNGAGKTSTLRMLMGLTMPDAGEIRVFGRPIQPGAPVLTRLGAFVEGPGFLPHLSGRANLDLYWQATGRPAQEAHLDEALEVAALSDEALARPVRTYSQGMRQRLAIAQAMLGLPDVLVLDEPTNGLDPGQIRQMRQVMSAYAAGGRTVIVSSHLLAEVEQFCTHLVVMDRGRLVRAGTVAEIVGDGRLEETFLRIVAEGGARQ; from the coding sequence ATGAAGCGACTGCCAGGGATCCGTCCCACCCGACGGATCATCGCGATCGCAGCCGCCATCGCTCTGCTGGCGGTTGCCGCGATCGTCGGCGTGTACCTGCGTGACGACGACCCTGCCGACGCAGTGCGGCGCACCGACACCGTGCTCGACACCGGTGGGGCGCGCATCGACACCTCGTGGTTCACCCCGAAGGACGTCGGTGGCGGTCGCCCCACGGTGCTGCTCGGGCACGGGTTCGGCGGCAACAAGACCGATCTGCTGCCGCAGGCGCAGCGACTGGTCGGCGAGGGTTACAACGTGCTCACCTGGTCGGCCCGAGGGTTCGGACGATCGACCGGACGCATCTCCCTCAACGCCCCCGGCGCCGAGGTCGCGGACGTCTCCACGTTGCTGGACTGGGTGGCGAAGCAGCCGAACGTGCTGTTGGACAAGGCAGGCGACCCCCGCGCGGGTATGGCAGGCGGGTCCTACGGCGGCGGCATCGCACTCATGACCGCGGCCCTGGACCACCGAGTCGACGCGATCGCGGCGTCCATCACCTACTGGGACCTGGCCGACGCACTCGTACCGAACGGGGTCTTCAAGAAGACCTGGGCGGGCGTCTTCTTCAACAACGGCGGCGGGTGCGCGAAGTTCGACCCCGCACTGTGCGCCGCCTACACCCGCATCGCCGAAACCGGGCGGGCGACCGCGCCCGACCTGAAACTGCTGCGCGACCGCAGCCCCGTTGCGGTCGGCGACCGGATCAAGGCACCGACGCTGCTGTTGCAGGGACAGAGCGACTCGCTGTTCCCGCTCGATCAGGCCGACCGCGCGGCACGACGAATCGCCGGGAACCGAACACCTGTCGCCGTCGACTGGATCGCCGGCGGACACGACGGCGGCGATGCTGAGACCGACCGGGTCGAGCAACGGACGCTCGCGTGGTTCGACCAGCACCTCAAGCGCGAATCCGGGAACGACACGGCCGCGTTCCGGGTCAGTCGTCGCGCCGGCACCAACACGCAGAACGGCAGTGCGCTGCTGCGTGGTGCGAGCCGGGCTCAGTACCCGGGCCTGCTCGGCACGAGTTCGAACACGATCGCGCTGACCGGGCGTCCACAGAGCTTCGCGAACCCGCCGGGCGGCCAGCCGGCCGATGTCAGCAGCCTGCCGGGCACCGGCGCATTGGGGGACGCCGGCGAGGTCTTCGACCTATCGCTGAACTTCCCCGGCCAGTCCGCAGCCTTCAGCAGCGCGCCCCTCACCGAGGCCGTCACGGTCACCGGGACTCCCCGCGTGCGGCTGAAGGTGGGTTCGTCGACACCCGAAGCCGTGCTGTTCGTGAAGCTCTACGACGTCGGTCCCGGACGTTCGCAACCGGTGTTGCCGGCCCGCCTGGCCACCCCGATCCGGGTCGAGACGGGCGGGTCGGAGCGGGAGGTCGAGGTGACGCTTCCCGCGATCGACCGCCGCTTCGAGACCGGGCATCGCATACGGCTGGTGGTCTCATCCACCGACATGGGATACGCGACACCGGCGAAGGCCGCGACGTATCGGGTGTCGATTGCGGGCGCCCTCACCGTCCCGGTCGTCGGTTCGTTCGAGACCACCGCCGAACCGCTGCCCACCTGGGTCTGGCTGCTCCCGTTGCTGGCGCTGCTCGCAGCCGGTGCGATCCTGTTCGGCCGGCGCCGCAGAACCACCGCCGAACAGGTCGAGGAGGAACTCGCCGACGTCCCGCTGCAGATCACCGGTCTGACCAAGGCGTACGGCGGCAACAACCAACTGTCGGTCGACGACCTGTCGTTCACCGTGGAGCGCGGGCAGGTGCTCGGGCTGCTCGGCCCGAACGGCGCCGGCAAGACCTCGACACTGCGCATGCTGATGGGTCTGACCATGCCGGACGCCGGCGAAATCCGGGTGTTCGGTCGTCCGATCCAGCCCGGCGCGCCGGTGCTCACCCGGCTCGGCGCGTTCGTCGAAGGCCCCGGCTTCCTGCCGCACCTGTCCGGACGTGCCAACCTCGACCTCTACTGGCAGGCCACCGGGCGGCCGGCGCAGGAGGCTCACCTGGACGAGGCGCTAGAGGTCGCCGCACTCAGCGACGAGGCCCTCGCGCGTCCCGTCCGCACCTATTCCCAGGGCATGCGACAACGGCTCGCGATCGCGCAGGCGATGCTCGGGCTGCCGGACGTGCTCGTGCTCGACGAACCGACCAACGGGCTCGACCCCGGGCAGATCCGGCAGATGCGCCAGGTGATGTCGGCGTACGCCGCCGGTGGCCGCACGGTGATCGTGTCGAGCCACCTGCTCGCCGAGGTCGAGCAGTTCTGTACCCATCTGGTCGTGATGGACCGTGGCCGGCTCGTGCGCGCCGGCACCGTGGCCGAGATCGTCGGCGACGGCCGACTCGAGGAGACCTTCCTGCGCATCGTCGCCGAAGGAGGCGCCCGGCAATGA
- a CDS encoding DUF3105 domain-containing protein: MSKTDTTKTGRERLAEERARQARGERNRKIGIILAVVVALALVAGGGFALVQSQSGDDTKPTDSLAGSKVINSPVKGVRQWTDLSRDHTNAEQKYLMNPPVGGAHHPAWSTCGIYDKEIPNNHTVHSLEHGAVWITTNDKVSAGDIATLKKVASQDYMIMSKVPSQSSPIVLSAWGLQLRVDKASDPRIQQFVKAYLQGPQTPEPGAACSGAYDPATGKTGGQM; this comes from the coding sequence TTGTCGAAGACCGACACCACGAAGACCGGCCGCGAGCGCCTCGCCGAGGAGCGGGCACGTCAGGCACGCGGTGAACGCAACCGCAAGATCGGCATCATCCTGGCGGTGGTCGTGGCTTTGGCCCTCGTCGCTGGTGGGGGTTTCGCACTGGTTCAGTCGCAGAGCGGTGACGACACCAAACCCACCGACTCGCTCGCCGGGTCGAAGGTCATCAACTCACCCGTCAAGGGCGTGCGCCAGTGGACCGACCTGAGTCGTGACCACACCAACGCCGAGCAGAAGTACCTGATGAACCCCCCGGTCGGTGGCGCCCACCACCCGGCGTGGTCCACCTGCGGCATCTACGACAAGGAGATCCCGAACAACCACACCGTGCACTCGCTCGAGCACGGGGCGGTCTGGATCACCACGAACGACAAAGTGTCCGCGGGCGACATCGCGACGCTGAAGAAGGTCGCGAGCCAGGACTACATGATCATGTCCAAGGTGCCCTCGCAGAGCTCCCCGATCGTGTTGTCGGCCTGGGGTCTGCAGCTGCGCGTGGACAAGGCGTCCGACCCGCGTATCCAGCAGTTCGTGAAGGCCTACCTGCAGGGTCCGCAGACCCCTGAGCCCGGTGCTGCCTGCTCGGGTGCGTACGACCCGGCCACCGGCAAGACCGGCGGACAGATGTGA
- a CDS encoding ABC transporter permease gives MTTTTPPALTPLEGRHPFPITVEFARQLRRRRTLVVAGLLAALPVIVMIAFQVGGGGDEEGGGGQMRILDVATLSGPNFTVAMLFLASGFFLVIPVALFFGDSIASEANWSTLRYLLAAPVPRTRLLVVKAVVALAFSLGAIALLAVVSFVIGTLAYGTGPLDLPTGAPISFGDAAGRSALTVLYVMLSQLTTAGLALWLSTRTDAPLGAVGGAMGLQIVCSILDQVSALGGLREFLPAHWDYAWFDLMQPTIDWSDLAKGVALSFSYGIVLFALAVRGFARKDVVS, from the coding sequence ATGACCACCACGACACCACCCGCCCTCACCCCACTGGAGGGCCGGCACCCGTTCCCGATCACTGTCGAGTTCGCGCGGCAACTGCGGCGGCGCCGGACGCTGGTCGTCGCCGGCCTGCTCGCGGCACTGCCGGTGATCGTGATGATCGCTTTCCAGGTCGGCGGGGGTGGTGACGAGGAAGGCGGCGGTGGCCAAATGCGCATCCTGGACGTCGCCACCTTGTCCGGCCCGAACTTCACCGTGGCAATGTTGTTCCTGGCGTCCGGTTTCTTCCTGGTGATCCCGGTCGCGCTGTTCTTCGGCGACTCGATCGCCAGCGAGGCGAACTGGTCGACCTTGCGTTACCTGCTCGCCGCACCGGTACCCCGCACACGGCTACTGGTCGTGAAAGCCGTTGTCGCACTTGCATTCTCACTCGGCGCGATCGCACTCCTCGCCGTCGTGAGCTTCGTCATCGGCACCCTCGCGTACGGCACCGGACCGCTCGACCTGCCCACCGGCGCGCCGATCTCGTTCGGCGACGCAGCCGGCCGCAGCGCGCTGACCGTGCTCTACGTGATGCTCAGTCAGCTGACCACGGCCGGCCTCGCCCTGTGGCTGTCCACGCGGACCGACGCCCCCCTCGGTGCCGTCGGTGGCGCGATGGGACTGCAGATCGTGTGCAGCATCCTCGATCAGGTCAGCGCGCTCGGCGGGCTGCGCGAATTCCTGCCGGCGCACTGGGATTACGCGTGGTTCGACCTGATGCAACCCACGATCGACTGGAGCGACCTCGCCAAGGGTGTCGCGCTGTCGTTCAGCTACGGGATCGTGCTGTTCGCGCTCGCCGTCCGTGGCTTCGCCCGCAAGGACGTCGTGTCCTGA
- a CDS encoding zinc-dependent alcohol dehydrogenase, producing the protein MKALTWQGINDVQIKEVPDPVLQDPTDAIVRVTSTAICGSDLHLYGVLAAFLTPGDVLGHEFMGIVEEVGSAVTNLQVGDRVVVPFNISCGKCWMCERGFFAQCETTQNTHQGKGASLFGFTSLYGQVPGGQAERVRVPHADFGPIKITGDHPDERYLYLSDILPTAWQGVQWAEVPEGGSLCVFGLGPVGQLAVRSARRMGIENIIAVDRVADRLAVAAAAGAQVIDLDEVKNVGDAVRDLTDGRGADGTLDAVGMEAHGNPVSEAVIKATARLPKPVGKPMIENLGIDRLAALHGAIDAVRRGGTVSISGVYGGAVDPMPMMDMFDKGIALRMGQCHVKQWTDQLYDLVEQDDDVLGLETLATHRVSLDEAPEMYRVFRDKEDECLKVVLTP; encoded by the coding sequence ATGAAGGCATTGACCTGGCAAGGCATCAACGACGTGCAGATCAAGGAGGTCCCCGACCCGGTGTTGCAGGACCCCACGGACGCGATCGTGCGCGTCACTTCGACGGCGATCTGCGGCTCCGACCTGCACCTGTACGGCGTCCTGGCGGCGTTCCTCACCCCCGGCGACGTACTCGGCCACGAATTCATGGGCATCGTCGAGGAGGTCGGGTCCGCGGTCACCAACCTGCAGGTCGGCGACCGGGTCGTGGTGCCGTTCAACATCTCCTGCGGCAAGTGCTGGATGTGCGAGCGTGGGTTCTTCGCTCAGTGCGAAACCACGCAGAACACCCATCAGGGCAAGGGCGCAAGCTTGTTCGGCTTCACAAGCCTCTACGGCCAGGTGCCCGGCGGCCAGGCCGAGCGGGTGCGCGTACCGCATGCCGACTTCGGGCCGATCAAGATCACCGGTGACCACCCGGACGAGCGTTACCTGTACCTCTCCGACATCCTGCCGACGGCCTGGCAGGGAGTGCAGTGGGCCGAGGTCCCCGAGGGCGGTTCGCTGTGCGTCTTCGGTCTTGGTCCGGTCGGTCAGCTCGCGGTGCGCTCGGCCCGCCGGATGGGCATCGAGAACATCATCGCCGTGGACCGGGTGGCAGACCGTCTGGCCGTCGCCGCGGCGGCCGGTGCCCAGGTCATCGACCTGGACGAGGTGAAGAACGTCGGGGACGCGGTGCGTGACCTCACCGACGGACGCGGCGCGGACGGCACGCTGGACGCAGTCGGCATGGAGGCACACGGCAACCCCGTCTCGGAGGCCGTCATCAAGGCAACAGCGCGTCTGCCGAAGCCGGTCGGGAAACCGATGATCGAGAACTTGGGCATCGACCGGCTCGCCGCGCTGCACGGTGCGATCGACGCCGTCCGACGCGGCGGCACGGTTTCGATCAGCGGCGTCTACGGCGGCGCGGTCGACCCGATGCCGATGATGGACATGTTCGACAAGGGCATCGCTCTGCGGATGGGGCAGTGCCACGTCAAGCAGTGGACCGACCAGCTGTACGACCTGGTCGAACAGGACGACGACGTCCTCGGTCTGGAAACGCTTGCCACGCACCGCGTTTCGCTCGACGAGGCTCCGGAGATGTACCGCGTCTTCCGTGACAAGGAGGATGAGTGCCTGAAGGTGGTGCTGACGCCGTGA
- a CDS encoding glycosyltransferase family 2 protein — MTVAVLTIAHGRHDHLRGLLAGCRRSDRAPDMVIVVAMSDPDIEDLAQDAWPGAIVEHLPTVDGALPLAAARNRAAQTAISRGATALVFLDVDCVPSPGLIGTYASAMEEATEPSVLAGDVAYLPEHERPYPAGELDRLAKPHPARPVLEPAQSREADDVRLFWSLSFALSADSWTAIGGFDERYVGYGGEDTDFALRLQAAGASLVWVGGARAYHQFHENRMPPVHHLDDIVRNARIFHSTWGRWPMEGWLREFDRLGLVRFDGETLSGL; from the coding sequence ATGACAGTTGCCGTGCTGACGATCGCGCATGGCCGCCACGATCACCTGCGTGGCCTGCTGGCGGGTTGCCGGCGCTCGGACCGGGCGCCCGACATGGTGATCGTCGTTGCGATGAGTGATCCGGACATCGAAGACTTGGCTCAGGACGCCTGGCCCGGTGCGATCGTCGAACACCTACCCACGGTCGATGGAGCGCTCCCGCTGGCAGCGGCCCGCAATCGTGCCGCGCAGACCGCCATCTCCCGTGGTGCGACCGCGCTGGTCTTCCTGGACGTCGACTGCGTTCCGTCGCCCGGCCTGATCGGTACCTATGCCTCGGCGATGGAAGAGGCGACAGAGCCGTCCGTCCTCGCCGGTGACGTCGCCTACCTGCCGGAGCACGAACGCCCCTATCCCGCAGGCGAACTCGACCGCCTGGCAAAACCGCACCCGGCCCGTCCGGTGCTCGAACCGGCGCAGTCGCGGGAGGCGGACGACGTCCGGTTGTTCTGGTCGCTGTCTTTCGCGCTCAGCGCCGACTCGTGGACGGCGATCGGCGGCTTCGACGAGCGATACGTCGGTTACGGCGGTGAGGACACCGACTTCGCACTGCGGTTGCAGGCGGCGGGCGCGTCCCTGGTCTGGGTCGGCGGCGCACGGGCGTATCACCAGTTCCACGAAAACCGGATGCCGCCGGTGCATCACCTGGACGACATCGTCCGCAATGCACGCATCTTCCACTCCACCTGGGGTCGGTGGCCGATGGAGGGATGGCTGCGGGAGTTCGACCGCCTCGGGCTCGTGCGCTTCGACGGCGAGACGCTCAGCGGGCTCTGA
- a CDS encoding SDR family oxidoreductase: MTNDRPKKVPGQQQEWPGSDADLNPQADHGADSWTGRGRLEGKRTVVTGGDSGIGRAIAVAFAKEGADLVIAHLPQEEDDAMKTAELVAAQGRSATLHSTDLRTAEANQELADVAVEHMGGVDILICNAAYQMTHDELLDFPDDQIERTFETNVFGPFWLIKALAPQLEDGGTIIVTTSVQAYAPTDHLLDYAATKAALNNLVVNLAQELGPKGTRVNAVAPGPIWTPLIPATMAKDKVEGFGSDTPLGRPGQPIEVAAAYVFLASDEASYVSGTVLGVTGGKPVF; this comes from the coding sequence ATGACGAACGACCGTCCGAAGAAGGTGCCCGGTCAGCAGCAGGAGTGGCCGGGCAGCGACGCGGACCTGAACCCGCAGGCCGATCACGGAGCCGACTCGTGGACCGGCCGCGGACGCCTGGAGGGCAAGCGCACGGTGGTGACCGGCGGCGACTCGGGCATCGGCCGTGCCATCGCCGTGGCCTTCGCGAAGGAGGGCGCCGACCTGGTCATCGCCCACCTGCCGCAGGAGGAGGACGACGCGATGAAGACCGCTGAACTCGTTGCAGCGCAGGGGCGTTCGGCCACCCTGCACTCGACGGACCTGCGTACCGCAGAAGCCAACCAAGAACTGGCCGACGTGGCGGTCGAGCACATGGGCGGTGTCGACATCCTCATCTGCAACGCTGCCTATCAGATGACCCACGACGAACTGCTGGACTTCCCGGACGACCAGATCGAGCGCACCTTCGAGACCAACGTCTTCGGACCGTTCTGGTTGATCAAGGCTCTCGCCCCGCAGCTGGAGGACGGCGGCACGATCATCGTGACCACGTCCGTCCAGGCCTATGCGCCGACCGACCACCTGCTCGACTACGCCGCGACCAAGGCGGCGCTGAACAACCTCGTCGTCAACCTCGCTCAGGAGCTCGGTCCGAAGGGCACGCGGGTGAATGCCGTTGCGCCGGGCCCGATCTGGACGCCGTTGATCCCGGCGACGATGGCGAAGGACAAGGTCGAGGGCTTCGGCAGCGATACCCCGCTCGGACGCCCGGGCCAGCCGATCGAGGTCGCAGCGGCGTACGTCTTCCTGGCCTCGGACGAGGCGTCGTACGTCTCCGGCACGGTGCTCGGCGTGACCGGCGGCAAGCCGGTCTTCTGA